cacacctcctcctcactctgCCTGGCTAAGCCGACACTTTCCTCAGCTCAAATGGTGCTACGGACATTTGCTTGCCCCACAGCACTATTGTTGGTTACCCAGTTGAAGGTTACATGGAAATGTTCAGGTGACTGTTTGGTCAATATTCTGCCGTGTAAgaggactgccccccccccccccccaaaaaaaatcaaTCCTTGACAATTAGACATATTTGCCCTGTTtgaactacaacacactacactcACACCTCCGGGTATGGAATAGATTCAATAACGTGACTGTCTGTTGATGAGCTTGTTGAGCCGTTTGCTGGACTTTAACTCAACATCGATGCTGAGGCTAGTTTTTCATTGATTGAAGTTAAGCTCAAAATAGAGGATTTGTGTCATAGCGATCACTAGAGTTGACAGTTTTTCCACCTATGACTATCATGACCATACGGAGCACAATTGGTGACATGAATACCTATGTTGGAATGGGTGGCATTGGACACGTGGGAGACTGCAGTGCTTGGAGGTGAGGGGGAGGCAGACTGGCCTGAAAAGAAAGACAGATCTTGAGATTATTGGCTATTTTTTGGAGTGAAGGATGGGGAGCTACTGTCTACTGACTACTAGTAGACTTTTTAGTACACTACAACTATGGGTAAAGTGAACTGACATTAGTTTCTAGTCTACAGATATGTCTACTATAATGACTAGTCAGGGTGGTTACTACTACAGAGCAATGCATACCATCAAAGAACTAGGAAACAAGGTGTCATTTCTGGCTAGATATGATCATTGGTAATAATTTGTACTACAGGAAGTGACTATTCCACTGTTCAGTTTGAGGCAAAGACGCCATCATTTGAACGCTGAATGACACTACAATAGAGATGCCCGTCTGATATCCTTCCTGTATGTTGCACTTAACGCTTAATTTGATCCCGTTGCTTTTGTAATACAGGTGGCATTGATCCTGCCGTTGTTAGAATACAAGTCAATATTCATTTAGAGATTCACTAATGAGATCGGATTCATATGAATTTATAATCAGGATACTCATTACCATTTGTTATTGCAGAGAAAACCACAAACTTTGTCTGAAAACAGGGGAGTCTGTATTGGTCTACTAATGAAAGGAGGCATCAGAGTGCTCAGCGCTGATGGCAAGGGCACGCAACAGACAAGGGCAATTATTCACAGATGAGAGGAGTATCTGCATCATTTTAGTTTCGTATTTGTGTGAAATATTAAAAAGGTCTTAATTGTTGCCGACATCAGATTCAGTAACTTTTGCTAAATGCCTGCTTGACCCATTCAACCATGGAGCCAGGCAGGGCCAGGAGCTGTCACCTCCCACCCGTTTATCAGCCCTTTATCCATATTCATGCTCTCACAGCTAGTCTATGTTAAAGAAACTATAGCTGACAGAAATCATGCTAACAGCTATATGAAAAGAATAGCACAAGTCTTTCTcagaaatggaaagagagagagagagctacagttcTACTCAACTATCCACCAAGGATGTGATACAACTAATGCACTGCCGACTCATACAGTAATACGTCAACATAGTTAATATACCCGAGGGCGTGACTTGCGACAGCGTTAGACTACAGTGGTTGTTTTTTACTGCACATGAACAGAAATCTACATACTGAAGTTGACAGTGGATACCGCTGTTGAAGAGAGGAAAAAGAAAAAAAGGAAAGCATTGCCAAGCAGGAACATGTATTGAAAGTTGTTGACATTTTCAATAGCATAAGTTAAACGccttaaatatactgaacaaaaacacaactgtaacatgcaacaatttctaagatctTTCTGAGTAACAGTTCaaataaagaaatcagtcaattgaaataaattcattaggccctaatctatggttttcacatgattgggaatacagatatgcatctgttggtcacagataccttttaaaaaaaaaggttggtgcgtggatcagaaaaccagtcagtagctTGTGTGACtaccatttgtctcatgcagcgcgacacatctccatcgcagagttgatcaggctgttgactgtggcctgtggaatgttgtcccactcctcttcaatggctgtgcgaagttgctggatattggcgggaaatgGAACACACTGTCgcacacatcgatccagagcatcacaaacatgctcaatgtgtgacatgcctggtgagtatgcaggccatggaagaactgggacatattcatcttccaggaattgtgtacagatccttgcaacatggggccgtgcattatcatgctgaaacatgaggtgatggcggcggatgaatggcacaacaatgggcctcaggatctctgtatctctgtgcattcaaattgccatcaataaaatgcatttgtttcactttgttcacaacgttgacattagcaaaccgcttgcccacacgacggcatacacttggtctgcggttgtgaggccagttggacgtggagtcttatggtagagaaattaagattcaattatctggcaatagctctggtggacattcctgcagtcagcatgccaattgcatgctccctcaaaactggagacatctgtggcattgtgttttgtgacaaaactgcacattttagagtggtcttttattgtcaccagcacaaggtgcacctgtgtaatggtcatgctgtttaatcagcttattgatattccacacctgtcaggtggatggtttatcttggcaaatgacaaatactaacagggatgtaagcaaATTTGTTCCCGAAAATTTgagcgaaataagctttttgtgattATGGAACATTTTtgcaatcttttatttcagctcatgaaacatgggatcaacactttgcgtttatatttttgttcagtgtacatttgCATGGCATAGGGAAAGCATACGCAGACACCAACCGCAACATAAGCATGAAAAAGATGCTAAATGTTACCCTACATAAATGTGTGTAAATGAAGtagggttctcttatggggacagaCGAAGAAACTTTTACAGGATATACATCCAAAGCAATATAACATTACTCCCACACAAAAGTATGTTTATTTTGTTTTCACACCATAACAACATTTTGTTAAGTTTTGTTTGGGCTCCTGATTGGTGTAACGGtgtaaagcactgcatctcagtgctagaggtgtcactacagaccctggtttgatttcaggctgtatcacaaccggcccgtgattgggagtcccatagggcggtgtacaattggcccgggtttggccggggtaggccgtcattgtaaataataatttgttcttaactgccttgcctagttaaataaaggttaaataaaggttaaataaaggttcaataaaaaataagTAACCAAATCTAAACATGCATTCTCGCAGCACACCAAATTTGATGTTTTTAACTCATCCCAGAAACCTGCTTACTGAGATTGAATAGGATGCCATGTTTTGTTATACTGTACATTTATTTCAATGTGAAAGCCCTTACTTGCAGGTGGCCTATCAGTtatgagcgttgggccagtaacacaaAGGTCGCTGGTTCGCATCCCTGAGCGGACTtgctgaaaaatctgtcgatgtaaccttgagaaaggcacttaaccctaattgctcctgtaagatgctctggataagagcgtctgctaaattactaaaatgtgcTATTAGAGAGGACCCAAATGAATTATTACTATTGTTGGACagaggctgtgtgtgttgtggcACCTCAGAGTACAGTACAGACTCTCCATTACAAATTCAAGTGCACTTGCTTATTTTCATTAGATTCTAATTATATTTGACTGGTGCCACCCCCTTATCTACACTCCCACAGACTCAGAAGGGTACATATTACTTGTGTGAAGTAGAAATGACATATACTgcgttttaaaaaatgaaaatgaTGTATCATGTGCATGAACCAAACATACTGCAATGGCGGGCAATTGACTTACCTTACCAATTCctatataataatacaatatTATATAGAAAATATACAGTTTCACTTGCTGAAGGCAAATCTCTTCTCCAGCTGGTTGTTTCATAGCTTGCTTTCCCCTTTAAATCAATAAACACTTGCTCTTTTATGACAATGATGAATGAAACCCCTTCTCACACCCTTATGATATTGTTTAACCACAAAAATTACTTAGATAGAGATATGAAAAGCCTGGCAGATGGAGCCAATATCATATTCCCCGAGCTAATACATTACTGAAACGGCTTGGACATCTACAGAGTACCTCATCCCAAAGTCTGGCTATCACATCTCGCCATTACCCCCAACCCTAAATCCatgccccctttctctccctataAAACTTCCTCCAGCATCCCCCATCTGCACAGGCAACACCCTGGCCTTTGTGACTTACGCGCTACAGGTGTGGTGGTGCTCTCCTCGCTGACCTGGGGCCCACAGCCCACCCTGGTGCAGGAGCGCAGGTAGAACTTGTACCTGCTGACGGCCTCGAGGTTCCGCAGGACACACGAGGTGGTGTCCGGGCTGCTGATGTCCATCGACTGCAGGACACCCACCTCCTCTGTGTCGTTGactaaacacacacatagactggATTAAACATTGTGTTGCTATATAAATGGACACAGAGGTGTCTCTCTGAAACACCAAGGAGAAAAGAAACCCATAATAGATCATTTGAAAAGGACACATGATATCTTGGGGGTTTGATGAAAACATGACCACGCTatgtatatccttcctgtttggccctgtccgggggtgtcctcagatggggccacagtgtctcctgacccctcccgtctcagcctccagtatttatgctgcagtagtttatgtgtcggggggctagggtcagtttgttatatctggagtacttctcctgtcctattcggtgtcctgtgtgaatgtaagtgtgctctctctaattcactctttctctctctctcggaggacctgagccctaggaccatgcctcaggactacctgacatgatgactccttgctgtccccagtccacctggccgtgctgctgctccagtttcaactgttctgccttattattattggaccatgctggtcatttatgaacatttgaacatcttggccatgttctgttataatctccacccggccacagccagaagaggactggccaccccacatagcctggttcctctctaggtttcttcctaggttttggcctttctagggagtttttcctaaccaccgtgcttctacacctgcattgcttgctgtttggggttttaggctgggtttctgtacagcactttgagatatcagctgatgtacgaagggctatataaatacatttgatttgatgtaagaATGTACATGATGTGATCTGCATTGTGAGTTGGTTCAGCCCTCCCTAGCGGTGGAACTGGCcctcagtgtaacagtgtaggTTTCTGTGAAACCTGTGAAAAATGTAGTTAGCAAGGCCCTCTAAGAAGCTGGGCTCAGCCCTGGAACAGCTGTGCAGCAGCCTTTAAATTCCTCTGGTGCTTCCTCCCGGTGCCATGCTGACAGCTGTGTGCATTATCCTCAACATTTCACACATGAGTTCCTTCACGGGGACTTCAAAGACCCCTCACTTCAAAAGAGTCCATCAGCTTCATCACACTTGCACAATGTAAACGTCCCTTCCTCTGAAATACAGCATGACACGTTTGGCCCTCTCGTGCAGCGGCAAAATCCCAAACCTTTAGTGAGAGTTGCTGTGCAATGCTGTCTTTAAAACGTTGTAATTAGCCTCATCGTCATTATTGTTTCAGGCCAGGGGCTGAAGAGTGgggcacatacacacgcacgtcATGTCCAGTGACTGTTTCCTTTGGGATTAATCCGGGTCGTTGGTTGTGGTGAAGGCCCCAGTGGATGGTATCGGGTCACTAACAAAGACCTTAAAAGGCTGTGACACGCTGGCCTTGGTCAGCGCTGCTGGGGCCGGACCATGACACACCACACAAGGCCAGTGTGTCACACCCCAACCCGACACTGACCCCTCTTTCCACCAAAGGGGGTCAATCCCGGGTTATACTATCAATAAATCATACTGGATATCCACTTCCATGCTTTCTGATGCCAtccaataaaatacatttaacatttagTTGTATTCAAGCCTCATTCCTTTAATCTGAGTTTCCCCACATTGGATCATATACTCATGCAACCACTGTGAGACTTAAACCTGTGGATCACAGCTCTGCATGCATTTTCTCACATTTCTATAATAGGGCTAAAGTTGAACACCAGCTGTAGGAGCTAAACTCTAAAACCTCATTAACAACGCGCTCAGCAATGAGCTGTAGCACCATTCAAAAGCACAACATTATCTCCTAGTGGTAAGATCAAGTAATCGCTAGTCACTTTGAATGAAGGTAGGCTGGTGCATGTAAGAGACTGCAGTTCAACGGGGAAGAGGAAAGAGTTGTACACACTTAGCTGATACTCTAGCCGGTATCCTGTGACGACTCCATTGGCAACCAGAGGAGGTGCCCAGGTGAGAGCGACGGTGTGCTTCTGAACATCTGTGACCCTGAAAACAGGGTTTTCCTCTGGAACTGGGAAACAAAAGAATATACGGGTAGTAAAGCAGTTTGACAGTGTAGCACAATAATCGTGTCTCTAGATAGTTATTTTCTTCATCCATTGGACAGTACTGAATCAATATGTTCCACGGCACCCCAGACCTCTCCCCTCATGTCTTACCTCCCTCGGGAGTTTTGAAGTTGACGGCGTGGCTGCCTGGCCCGTTGCCTCGCCCGTTGAAGGTCATGACGATGAGGCTGTACTCAGAGAAGGGCGCGAGCCCTGGTACCATGGCATGGTTCCTGTCCCCCGGGAATGTCAGCGTGTGTTTGTTCCCGTGAGTCTTCTTTGAGTCCAGCAGACTACGCAGCCGCCACCAGTTTATCTGACACCGCcatgacagaggggagacagtgtTATAGGTCTAACATATCATAATTACGTGAGAAAAAGACGACAGCTCATACATAGAAAAATGCTGCGGTCTTGGTTATAGTGTTTTTTCCCGCGAGTGTAAGGGAACAGTGAGGCTGCCagcagtagggagacagagttgGGTGAGGGGGCCAGAAGACCCAGCGAGGTCAGGGTCTCTCCTTTTAAACAGTGTCTTTAAAGCTACAGGGCTGTTTTGAGGAATTACCCTGTAGCCTCCCAGATGTCCATGCAGCTTTTCCTTGTGAACGCGCGTCCAGTTGACCTTGACCAGCGAGTTGTTCATCACCTCCACCGCCACATCATCAGGGGCCGCGGAGGGGACTGCAGGGCCAAACACACTCACGTCACAGTCCATTCAGCCCGTATGTCACACTGAGTACTGTAAAGATCAGCCCAACATGTGAAGGATGAGCTCAGCTTTACAGTGTATGATCCACCAGATCATGTGTGTAGTATTGGCAGGGTTGAGTATTTAGGTGCTTCAAAGCTTTACCTCTATCAAATAATAATCTATAGATCAGTGACTGCAATCTAAATAACGTGATATACCAAGGGGGGGAACTAGTGTTGGGCTCACTGCTATTTCCTAAGCGATGCTACCAGGCAGTATGACAACAAAGGAGTACAAAGCTTCTAAAGGAGGAAAACATGTTGTTAACAAGGTTGAGATGGTACATGTGACCTGAGGTTACATCCTGAGGGCAAATCCAAAAGAGCGCTATAAAAGATAAAGATAGAAATAAGAAAGTGCATGGAATGAAATGGTTCTAAAAGAGAGTTTTCACTTTGGCATGAGTGAAATTGTACATAGGCCCTATAAAAGTGACGCTCAACCAAGCTACGCGCCTATATCACAAAGCAAACATTGGATTTCATCAACTACTCTGGCTGGTGGGTTAGGATTCTGCTCACAAATCTATAGCACTTTTAAAGAAGAAAGAGTCCAGATTTTAAGGACTGGAGCCAACCACACACAAAGCTGAATGGTACATACGGTACTGGCCTTATACATCTgaattgtattattattgtgAAATTCACATACATTCTTTGTATTTACTAGGCTGTAagattttttaatttaaaaacaaCAGTAGTCACTCACAGTCCTCTCCAGAGTAGCCAGTCATCACTTTGGGTTCAGGTCCCCATCCCTGGTAGTTCCTCGCCTGGATCCTGACCTCATATGGCACAAACGTGGGAGTGCCCTTCACCACAAACGAGTGTCTTTTCACCACATGCTCGTGCCAGTCCTCCTCCACATCCTGCCGTTTATAGCTCACCTTATATTCAAGGCCTGGCCCATTGTGTTCAATGGGGGACAATGGCTGCAAGGGCGAGGAATGTAAGAATAGCAGTAACACACAGATTATTACAATTTAATAGGAACTTGAACAATCGAGCAGGGAGCTCTTTATATTTCCTTCTACATCCCTGGCTATTTTGAGGTTATCATGGCCAAGCCCATACACATGGATCCTAATATTTGATCATATAAAATCAGAAAAACAATAAGACAATTGGCTGGGTGCTGGCTCCAGGGAGCTGCGAGGCACCCCTCTGATATAAGGAGCAGTCTAGGACTTCACAGACTGTAGAGATTATAGAGCGATCTAGCGCTTCCCTCACAATGGCCTGACCATGATGGGAAATAGAATAAGACACTATTATCCACAAAAGCAAATCATTAACAATGAGGGAGCTCATACATTCAGAAGTTCAGGTTGCATTACTCTGCTAGGACAGGAAGATCATTTGTGGGGGTGAGATTAATCTTTTTACAATAAAGCAGAatttattactgtattactgtactccTCCATTCCTTTTCACTTTCTAATAAAAGGTTCACAATGTACTGCTTTGATAGTTATCCCATTCACTATGACCCATCAAAAATAGGTTTTCTAAAGTTATACATCACAATACGACACATCAAAAGCAGggatatttgatttatttctgaGGGATAACACTAAAGCTTATTTTCTCTATGAATAAAGAGAGATTCTTTGATTTCCCCAAAATGTAAGTGCTGTGAAATAGTCAATACTCGGAGGGGTGCGTACGTACGCAGGGAAGGAACATTAAAGGAGCcccattctgtttcttacctccCAGTTGATATCCATTTCATGTGCCAAATGACCTTCGATTTTAATATTTTCAGGGTTCTTGTCAGGGGCTGGTGGCAGAGAAGAAATATGGATTTCGCCAAAATTGAAATTGTTAGTTAAATAAACCTCCTGTGAAATGTGCACATGAGAGACCTAAGAGTGAAATCAATTATCTCAGAGTGTTTCAAAGTTCAACGGGCGGTAGAGGCCGGTCAGAGGATAAAACATAACTGGACTTCCTACCTGCAGGAGGGGTCTTGTATCTTTCTGTGGGCTCACTGGGACGCCCCCTACCCACCGCGTTGACTCCAGACACTCGAAAGCGATAGTCAACGTGTCCATAAAGTTTGAGGACTGCCGAACCGTGATTTCCTGGAACTCTCTGAAGCTCGTTCCAGTTCCCTGGCTCCCACTGGCTCTCCTCATACTCAATAATGAAGTCTGTTCACAGGGCGAGACACACAGACCAGACCCCAATCTGCCCAAGCCCTTTGCCAAAGGGGCTGCTTATCTAACAGCCACCTGTGTAGAAAACTCTTCAGACCCTGCACTAAGCAGGAAACttgtccccccccccaaacaaaTACGACACATTTGTGTTGGAATGTTGACAGGAGACTTACACAATAATAAAGTACTAATTCCATTTTCTTAGTAAATATGTGCCATGTTATTATCATTGTATATACTACAGGCATGCTGTTCCCTAAATCACGCAAAGCAGCTGAACTTTGTTTGCAGAGCCAGACTATTACCAGTGGTTGAGCTGTTGTGGTCATCCCCAGGGATCCATTTGAGCTTCACACTTCTGCCCTTGTGTTCAGACAGCACCAAGTTCTCAGGTGCATCGGGGACATCTGTaaaacaccaccaccacaacgaCATTACTTTGATAACACACAAAGACATTGtatccatcagactgttaaacagccatcactaacacagacttgaaatcattggacactaacaaatggatcactagtcactttatcaatgccactttaataatgacatttacatatcttgcatttactcatcccatatgtatatactgttataccacctattgcatcttgcctatgccgctcggccattgctcatccatatatttatatgtacatattcttattccatccctttacttagatttgagTGTAttgggtagttgttgtggaattgttagattacttgttagatattgctgcagtGTCAgaacaagaagcacaagcatttggctacactcgcaataacatcagctaaccatgtgtatgtgaccaatacaatacgATTTGATTTATCCTCTGGAAAAGCACCATGAAACAGTCAGAGACTGACCAATGGGAAAGAAAGCTAAATGTAAAGGCGTTGTTCTGTAAATGCAGAGCCGAGGTCTGAAGACACACGGTGTAATCATGTTCTGCTCTGTGTACCACGCCATGGAATGCTTGGCTTCGGCATATGGATCCATATTGTGACATACTATGCACTTCTGTTGTGCTGGGGGTCATTGACCCGTTGGGGTCAGACCAGGTTTTGATGTACAGTTTTTGACATATTTTCTCACCCAGCACTATGAGTAGTGCAGAGGCAGTGTCCTGGTCCACTGGAGTTCTGGCCACACACTTGTACATGCCATGGTCTCTGTGGCTGACGTTGACGATCTGCAGTATGCCATCCTCTAAGAAATATCTATCggcagaaaaaagagagagacaacctATTGATCTGTGCAATCTAAAAAAAACAAGTGAACTTTCCTGGGCTAGGCTTGGATCTGTGACACCGTAAGAAAGGTGTCGTCTTACCCAGAATTCTCAGTGTGGTTTAGTGCTATCTCCATATCGTCTTTCTCCCACACGATCTCAAAGTCGCCACTGAAGGAGTTGTCGTACACCGCCAGGCAGGAGAGCTGGGCTGTGGTTCCTATTAGGACCTGCAAGTCCTCTGGGGCCTGGAATATCTTTGTGGGATCTTGGATAGATGAAACACACAACTGTATAAGTTACATGTGAAGAGTTGTGTTTAGGACCCCTCTTTTTTCTAACCATGTGACTTTAGCAGGTAACACTATATGAGGCAGTTGCTCCTCGTCAGGTCACATACTGTATTTAGAAAAACACATGGCCCTAGTTGTGTTAAACACATGCAGTCTTGTATTTCGTTtaacatcatttacatttaagtcatttagcagacgctcttatccagagcgacttcatACCTTTAACATCCAGTAAGGTAGTTATAGCAGACTTCCCTTCAGTATTCTTGGTGTAACATGTGTATTGGCCCATGTCCTCTTTCTCCACATTATGGATCTCCAAAGATCCATTCTGGTGAACTGTAAACCTTGGTCCCTCCACAGACCCTGTTGAGTCATCCTTGTTCCTGTAAAACATGTAAAGCAATCAATTAAAGTCTCCACTTACTGCAATTTAATTCAATTACAGAGGAACCTTGCTGAGCACTAAAGAAGATACACAAATACTTTAAGGGGCATTATTGCAGTAGGTGTAAGATGTTTTTTCTTTCTGCACATTTCCACAGCAAACAGTGGTGCACCAACAGAGAAACGGATCTATTTTTATAACTACCTAATGACACTTTGACACATTGTTATCTAGTAATGACACATTGATATCTACTGCTCTCTACTGGCCTCTGAGAGGACTGGTTTGAGCTGGAGAATCCTAGTCCAGCATTTGTATGGGCTTGAGCCAATGATTGATGACATGACAAGAAGAGTAGGATGAGTTGGCTGAAACACATTCTGGTCTGGGACCAGGTTATGGTTAGGGAGAGCCTACTCACCAGGTTACAATAGAGGGTGGAGAGCTGAACACCTTGCAGTGCATGACTACACTCTTTCCCTCCACAGTTGAATACTCCAGACCTTCCTCTGTCAGGACCATAGGAGGCAGATCTGTGGGGAGAGACATCCCAGTTAATGAATAAGGGTTTGGGACATGAACGAGAGAGATATAGATTTATTTTCGAACTTCCATACAGATATGGAGGGATTGAGGAATGGCCCTCCGACTGTACTGCAGTATTTGGTTACAAAGATACACTAAGAAGGTCCATTAAAATGTATAGCTAAGATTCAAACTAAAGGAGACTGATCAAGCAGACCAAGTGATGTGAAAATGTCACTGTCTTCCATTTCTTTTGAAAGAAAGGCTGGACTGTCACGATGATTGTCATACAATttgaaaataaaatttaaaaaaagaacaaaaaaTGAAAACAAGTGGAACAATGAGTGCCACATTTAAAATAAATGGGTCTTATCATTTCTAACCAAAacatcctgtctgtctcattccatTGTTAACCAAAATAAAAAGCTGTGACTTTGAATCCAGAAACAGTCCGCTTAATAAACTTCCTAGTTTGTCACCAGCGACAAACTCCAGACATTTCTGAGAAGCCAAAGAGAGCACTTATTTTTAATCTGCTCTTATAAAAGGAGCACATTTTAGTGTTGTGGCATTGCATTCTGAATGGAGTAGAGAAACGTGCTAGCATAGAAATAAATGCCTGGGAGCATGCGGGCTGATCAACAGGGACAGGGGATGTGGGTGGGTAGTCTGGCTGGAGGACTGTGGCGCTCAGACAACCCTTCCTTCACCATGGCCCGAGGGGCTCTGGCGCCAGAGCCGGATTTCAGACCAGAAACACCACCACTCACAGACAGTCTTCCACTGCCTCATGACAATGTCAAGCAACTGGTTGGGATTCTTTAGTGCCCTTTCATCATCATACAATTCCATACTTAGTGGGTAACAGAATGGATGAGCACGACCGGTAAAAACAATGATGAAGGCTGAGGTGTAGGAACTATTTATTTGTGACCATTAGGACTTCAAGCCTCAGAGGAAAGTAGAGGCTATTTTCAGAGGTAGAGAGTAAAGCCAACGAAGCACCATAAACTTACTCATGATCATGATATTGGCATTGGCCAGTAGGGTTCCATGTCTGTTGGAAGCCTCACATTGATAGACGGCACTGTCAATCGATTTGGCGTTGTACAAGACAATGGTGTCGTCCGACACTTTTCTGTTAGATGCTGGGACCTCTGCAATCAACAATGAAATCCATTAGCTGTACACCAATTTGCAGTGCTAGAAATAGGACACTCATGCCTTGTTGAGGTAGACTGAGAACATACCCTTAAGAGGTTTTCCATTCACCCTCCATTGGATGGTGGGCTGAGGAGTGCCAGTGGCAGAGCACTTGATATGCACGTCTGAGCCAATCGTACTAAGCTGGCTCTCAGGCTCAGATACCCACTTAGGA
This genomic window from Oncorhynchus nerka isolate Pitt River linkage group LG2, Oner_Uvic_2.0, whole genome shotgun sequence contains:
- the LOC115136983 gene encoding neural cell adhesion molecule L1-like protein isoform X2, whose amino-acid sequence is MNSEMVVCCGAMRMRSSMWSPGLALLTGVVVSVCAFHLTTAIDIPLEVEQLPTITEASPSSLIAFPFDESFPMTCEAKGNPKPEYRWTKNGEEFDPYQDPRLIKEDNSGTFVIPNTGNLTEYQGTYRCYAENELGTAITEEIEFVVPHVPKFPKEKIDPIKVEEGQPVILECNPPKGIPPLQIYWMTIDLQHIEQDERVSMGLNGDLFFSNALEKDSRRDYCCFAAFPRIRTIVQKNAMSVIVKSKNSNSDSSSSPGRANSILERKPSLLMPSGVKSETQLVKGDELLLECIAEGFPTPKIEWVRMGHRLPDRATIENHGKLLSIDRVNEDDSGKYMCKAKNIHGEANHSFDVSVEEPPKWVSEPESQLSTIGSDVHIKCSATGTPQPTIQWRVNGKPLKEVPASNRKVSDDTIVLYNAKSIDSAVYQCEASNRHGTLLANANIMIMNLPPMVLTEEGLEYSTVEGKSVVMHCKVFSSPPSIVTWNKDDSTGSVEGPRFTVHQNGSLEIHNVEKEDMGQYTCYTKNTEGKSAITTLLDVKDPTKIFQAPEDLQVLIGTTAQLSCLAVYDNSFSGDFEIVWEKDDMEIALNHTENSGYFLEDGILQIVNVSHRDHGMYKCVARTPVDQDTASALLIVLDVPDAPENLVLSEHKGRSVKLKWIPGDDHNSSTTDFIIEYEESQWEPGNWNELQRVPGNHGSAVLKLYGHVDYRFRVSGVNAVGRGRPSEPTERYKTPPAAPDKNPENIKIEGHLAHEMDINWEPLSPIEHNGPGLEYKVSYKRQDVEEDWHEHVVKRHSFVVKGTPTFVPYEVRIQARNYQGWGPEPKVMTGYSGEDFPSAAPDDVAVEVMNNSLVKVNWTRVHKEKLHGHLGGYRINWWRLRSLLDSKKTHGNKHTLTFPGDRNHAMVPGLAPFSEYSLIVMTFNGRGNGPGSHAVNFKTPEGVPEENPVFRVTDVQKHTVALTWAPPLVANGVVTGYRLEYQLINDTEEVGVLQSMDISSPDTTSCVLRNLEAVSRYKFYLRSCTRVGCGPQVSEESTTTPVALPALLNISSSVSDNFANISWIPGSEQTDSEFYVAYVNNRKGNWKISEAVNTSKTFHIIEGLEPGTAYTVRLMTNNWVDNSSIFEDVIRTRDKGLASIHGGISTQGWFIGLMCAVAVLTLIVLIACFVNRNKGGKYAVKEKEDLHPDLESQGMHDDTFCEYSDNDEKPLKGSQHSLSGQIKAEDSGDSLVDYGDEDAQFNEDGSFIGEYAGRKEKRVSMEVKGTTNQSKA
- the LOC115136983 gene encoding neural cell adhesion molecule L1-like protein isoform X5, which gives rise to MNSEMVVCCGAMRMRSSMWSPGLALLTGVVVSVCAFHLTTAIDIPLEVEQLPTITEASPSSLIAFPFDESFPMTCEAKGNPKPEYRWTKNGEEFDPYQDPRLIKEDNSGTFVIPNTGNLTEYQGTYRCYAENELGTAITEEIEFVVPHVPKFPKEKIDPIKVEEGQPVILECNPPKGIPPLQIYWMTIDLQHIEQDERVSMGLNGDLFFSNALEKDSRRDYCCFAAFPRIRTIVQKNAMSVIVKSKNSNSDSSSSPGRANSILERKPSLLMPSGVKSETQLVKGDELLLECIAEGFPTPKIEWVRMGHRLPDRATIENHGKLLSIDRVNEDDSGKYMCKAKNIHGEANHSFDVSVEEPPKWVSEPESQLSTIGSDVHIKCSATGTPQPTIQWRVNGKPLKEVPASNRKVSDDTIVLYNAKSIDSAVYQCEASNRHGTLLANANIMIMNLPPMVLTEEGLEYSTVEGKSVVMHCKVFSSPPSIVTWNKDDSTGSVEGPRFTVHQNGSLEIHNVEKEDMGQYTCYTKNTEGKSAITTLLDVKDPTKIFQAPEDLQVLIGTTAQLSCLAVYDNSFSGDFEIVWEKDDMEIALNHTENSGYFLEDGILQIVNVSHRDHGMYKCVARTPVDQDTASALLIVLDVPDAPENLVLSEHKGRSVKLKWIPGDDHNSSTTDFIIEYEESQWEPGNWNELQRVPGNHGSAVLKLYGHVDYRFRVSGVNAVGRGRPSEPTERYKTPPAAPDKNPENIKIEGHLAHEMDINWEPLSPIEHNGPGLEYKVSYKRQDVEEDWHEHVVKRHSFVVKGTPTFVPYEVRIQARNYQGWGPEPKVMTGYSGEDFPSAAPDDVAVEVMNNSLVKVNWTRVHKEKLHGHLGGYRINWWRLRSLLDSKKTHGNKHTLTFPGDRNHAMVPGLAPFSEYSLIVMTFNGRGNGPGSHAVNFKTPEGVPEENPVFRVTDVQKHTVALTWAPPLVANGVVTGYRLEYQLINDTEEVGVLQSMDISSPDTTSCVLRNLEAVSRYKFYLRSCTRVGCGPQVSEESTTTPVARLASIHGGISTQGWFIGLMCAVAVLTLIVLIACFVNRNKGGKYAVKEKEDLHPDLESQGMHDDTFCEYSDNDEKPLKGSQHSLSGQIKAEDSGDSLVDYGDEDAQFNEDGSFIGEYAGRKEKRVSMEVKGTTNQSKA